The genome window TCTGTACAAAATGTCTGTGcaaatatatctttaaattaaattctgtaTCAGAATAAATGCATCTGTTTTTGTACGAATATGTACTAATCTAATAATGTATCtgaatatgtataaatgtatctatatctgtGTGAATGTTTCATGTTTTACACCTATAAATGTATTGCATCTAAATAATTGTATCTGTAACCATATTTGTATCTcaatttgtatgaaattgcattaataaatgtatctttgtcatatgaaatgtaactgtgtatgtataaatgtatctttatctttattaaTGTATCTGTAACATtatctgtatgtgtatctgtatctaaagcaatataattgtaatcaaatttgtatgaatgtaataatatttgaattaataaatgtatctatatcttaaaaaatatatctgtatatgttgaaatgtatctttatcttaataaatgtatttgtgtatgtatctgtatctgaataTGTTTAAATGTATCTTAATTTGTATGAATGTATCACTATTTGCATCTATAAATGTAGCTTTATCTTAAGAAATGTatctttatatgtataaatgtatcttAATTTTTGGATCAATGTATCCGTATCTAAATAAATGAATCTGTTACTTTAATTGTATCTGTTGCTATAAATGTaactgtatctgtaactgtacaaatgtatctacatatattGGATTGCGTGTATCTCTATCTGTGTCCCTCTGTCCGTCTCTCAGTCTGTCTGTTTGGATCTGAATCTGGATTTGGGTCGTGGTCGTTGTGCGTTGATTGGTTCGTTAGAATTCTGAATACAGAATAGAGAATTCAGAATTCAGATGATGCGTTTATTATTGCTCGGCTTCTGTTTCAATGCTGATTGGCAAATTACAGCAATTTTTGCATGAAATTAgattatttcaaaatagttataaacaaattaattgcgCATTACATTCGCTTTTATTCGTTTGTGTACATGTTGTGTTTTTTCCATATGAATATGAGTGGCTTAAAGTGAATAACAAGTGTTATGACACATGAATAAATACGTTTATCAAGTACAACAGTCAAGTGAAGGAAATATGCAATATATGTTGAATTTTAGAGAGAGTTTTTAAAGTGAATAAAGACATAATACATTTGTATACACACACGTTTAcattcatttaatattcaaaactaaatgtaaattgaaattcaattttagtcacaactttaaatactttaaagcaatgtgtgagtgtgagtattTGTAAGTCAATTTATCCCAAAATTCACATTGAGACTGGCGAAGCGCAAAATGCTTTTCATAAatagcacaacaacaagagtgaCTACGAATTATGACAAAAGGAACCCAGGCAACTATTCTTTCATTGTCCCTTtctcagacagacagacaaacagacagatagctatctgactgactgactcactcactgactgactgactgacacaCTGCTTGACAAGCACTACAAAAGGTGTcaacaatttcaatcaatGTGACGAGTCTCTGAAATGCCTCAAGCAAATTGTGCAGACATATGAAATGAAGATATGTAgataaaaagatacaaaaagaTACACGCtgagatttttataaataatccagatacatcaaatatatttaaatattaataatgcaataaatacttattagttatttaatgtcaacgtTAGACAATTGTTACAAGATCTTAatcattaaaatcaacatttataGATAGAGATATGttgacatacatacatatatgcagcTATGTTTTATGAACATTCTCAGACTCAGAATTAATCTACAACATAAAGAAATTGTCGGTTTGGTTgctttttaatgtaaataaaattttgttgtataaattaaaaagcattattttaaagaataaagtGTCaagaatgtttatttattaacaaattaattaaatttagaaatcaaaaattataataaattgtgtactataaatttaaaacgtgATGGATAACAAACGACAGCTAtggaaattgtttatttactaaatttatttgtcgaATAGAACAACgaaaattgtattgaaatttcaaacaaatttatttacattttatataaattaattaatttattatttattatgttttaaatctgctaacaaacaatttatttaaaaataacataatattagaaaaaaaatgtaaataattatataaaaaatttaaaaattttgaacttaAAAGATAAATCTAGATTAAATATGGTAAacgcttatttattttttttttcgctgatttacaatttatttacaattaaaatagaattaaaaaagaaacgaaaataCAACTTCAAATTCTTAAACTAAAATGGTTAACAGcaaaaatagttgaaataaATGATGAAAACTGCAGATACAAATTACAATCAAGTTGAGCTAAACTggaattattgaaaatatgtatGAGATtacaaaacataataaattgcattaaaatttaaaacataaaaacagattaaatcaaatttaacttagctgaaaatatttaaaataaaaaataaagttgggATACTTGATtcattgtataaaaatttaaagccaaaaaaaaaaaggaaagaaatcATAAGAAATAATGATGCAAGATGCGAAGATACAATGatgttgaatttaattttaaattatttaaaatataaatataaatagaattttaaatacaaacaaaataagagaataaaatacaagaaaaaattgtGTACATagttaagattttaaatttaataaggtaaacaaataaatgatgaAAACTGCtgatacaaagatacatagatacaaagatacaatcAAGTTGAGCTTTGCATTTgacttgttttgtttgtcaTGAGATTTGAGTGAGCCAGTGAATGAGTACTCACAAACACCCAACGTGCACTCAcccattcacattcacattcacactcacattcacattcacattcactcATACAAATGAGTACGATAATTTATCAATTGTTATCAATTTAGAGGCGCGCAATTTCTTTGCTGTTTATTTTCGTTggcatttttgaatttgattttgatttttgtctTGGCGAGACTTTAGTatacatctgtgtgtgtgtgtgtgtgtgtgtgtgtgtgtgtgtgtgcattgtcATAGGCTTCGTTAGAGATTGCGAGCTTCAAACTGTTGACAGTTAAAAACGCGTCGAGAGAAACGTTGAACATCGCAGCTGAAtgcgaaataaaattaaaaactcgaAAATGCTCAACGACAACGGTTCATTCTATGATTGTTGTGCAATGGCCAAATCGATaataaccacaacaacaacagcaacagcaacagctacagcaacaactacaacaacaacaataaatacacgCAAATGTAGCACAACAATcgcatttgttttgcttttaattttatgctgtTTATGTGATTACAATTATGCAAGTACGTAATGCGTAACAAGTAACGTAACGCAGCACGTAACGTAAATTGCTGTGATTTATTGCCTATCAATTATGGCATTttccattcttttttttacaaatttttttctggtttttctttggttttgtGTGCATTAATTTATGGCGTGTTGAAAATTTcggggaaaatatttttttttttgttctgtaATGTTgatgtctgtatgtatgtgtgtgtgtgtgtgtgtgtgtgtgtgtgtgtgtgtgtgtgtgtgtgtgtgtgtgtgcgtgcgtgttaATGAGTgtcacaaatttaattgatgcaTATTCGATAGCtcatattacgcatacgccgcataCGCCAACCCTTAATCAATGCtttttttgtgtctgtgtctttgtgctgaaaaattccaaaaagaGCATATGAAATGCATATTTCGTGGTCGTGTAAATTGCCTCAAAGGAATTATCACTCATGATATCAAtacattaattacaaaaataaaacaatatacccttttttgctcattttcaatgggcacaggcagggaatcaaaccgaagcAAATACAGgtttctgagacctttcatttttttgtaaaaaatcatgccaaattggataaatattttgacttgcataagtatttttatgatataaggagttgattacaagtgaaaacttgagatttaacattttgattttttaaaatttcaaaggggggacccttagcatcgaaatcgactcttggtcaaaaataattaaattttttaagcgaACAAagtttgaatacagaatgaatttaaagtccaaatcatgaccaaaatgacattccgtttgaaaatctgttcagttttgatcaagttatgacagttggaagtttgtcaactctttgacctagcaactttaccacaaccgtaccggtacaaacgttttgGCATTCGGTTCTTAACAGAGCGGTCCCGGCACcagttccggtgttattccctggatacagggtataataaaaaaggcaaaaataaaaattaagagaatCAAAGAGAAGCAAGttcattaaattatcaaaaaataaaaaatgtaaaaaaaaaaaataaaataataatttaaaatactgcAAAAATTAGGGAAAAGCctacacttaaatttaaacttaaaaataataaaaatgaaataataatattttttttttgttcaaaattaaaaatcaaattgtaatCTTAACTGTATAAAACATAAGTGTTGTGTGTCATCATTATTTGCTGAGTGGAAATGTCTGCAATATGGCTTTCTTTTTTTAGGCTGGGCCTCGCAATGCTGGAAGAAACACAACTCGGGTTCGATTCAAACGCCGGACGGAGAATTCAAGCGCCCATTTGGAATACTCTGCACATATCGCTGTTTCCTCTGGTTTCCGCCAATGTAAGTTAAGCAATCAACAatccaaacacacacacacgcacacacacatacacacacacccttaAATACTACCGCAAGCACATACAATTCACAATTTATGGTATTTTCTAGTCGTgtgaattgcattttaaaataagaaagcGGAATTGTCTATGATAATCCGAAcatttgatacccttgcaaagcactgttaaatttatgaaaatattaaaattatttattcataaagtATTCCTCAAATTACACAAATCTAGTTCTTATATATTAACCCGAatattcccagcgttaccatgtggtaacaagcaatagacatttactaaaactttattttaagacAACATATGAACACAAGACTAACTTTAATACGAGTATGATATTCTAGGAGTAGATTGTTGTGCAGAactgataaaaagttgattgattGGTTGTATTAAGTCAAGaaataacaaagtttttcatattaaggtttcatttttgatgctttgttttacaatttatttttttaaaaagataaaaaattcgtatattttatttagcaacaaaaaaaaaacttttcttctttgtttcttctctttcttacttagttctttttttgtctctaatggttctaaaataaaaagtaactgTGATTgagaaagaaatttttaattgagcaacaaatatttgagtcttatattttgtcaaaataattacatgaCTTACTATGTTCACTAAATgtgtttcttatttaaaataccttCTTGAAGAGCATCTCAAAAGATGCCCAGCGACTGTATTTTATACTCCATGTAACCTACATATACCCCATatacactgatagaaaaatttcaaagtatAAATAAACTCAACTGATTTTGATATTGTCAtgtaagatttaaaaataaaaaataaaatatgaaaaaaacttaaagcttagtgtaaatattaaaattcaaaagagAGTTTTTCTTGCAGTGTAGGTGAATAAGTAGTAAGCAAGCGGAGTTTTCCGTTGGCATATGAATTgcacaacaattaaaaaagctGGCAGCGCCATTACATTGCTGTTGCCAGCGTTGCCACCCTCGCGATAAATATTTCAACGGCTTTTCACGAATATTCAGTAAATTcaacgagtgtgtgtgtgtgacagagacagagagcatAAAGTTAACATTACTGGGAATTCAGTTAACTACTTAAGTCTTGCTTACTTCCATCACCTGAGGGAAATCGCGAAAAGCAGCTCAACTATTTCCaataacatttgtttttagcCCAGTACCCAAAGAACACACAGGCTTATGGGTTTGTGcaaatgtctgtctgtccttaAAAGCAACTGAATCACTTTAGattagcatttttttaaatatgtgtaaaaataatgtaaaacaaa of Drosophila innubila isolate TH190305 chromosome X, UK_Dinn_1.0, whole genome shotgun sequence contains these proteins:
- the LOC117787026 gene encoding AF4/FMR2 family member 2 → MRNKIKNSKMLNDNGSFYDCCAMAKSIITTTTTATATATATTTTTTINTRKCSTTIAFVLLLILCCLCDYNYASWASQCWKKHNSGSIQTPDGEFKRPFGILCTYRCFLWFPPIYPYCEFIFDLRLSRHFTSFPDCYEIRCNETFTFFGTEQNY